The following are from one region of the Rhodopirellula sp. P2 genome:
- a CDS encoding PAS domain S-box protein has protein sequence MSRSSTTVHCMTRPSLEALNQTPLSDEVQLPGLKMERHSRILEDLLRGDSLETTLTKLVELAEESREGMLGSVMLLDRQAQQLQLVASVSLPDPYVKAMDGLEIGPRVGSCGRAACTGERVVIDDLLIHPNWKPYRDLVRATGLRACWSEPILSGEGEILGTFGMYYQTPRSPEHDDLVLVNECAKLAALAIERHRSEKRDRQLAAIVNSTDDVVISKDLNGVIQSWNPAAERIYGYSQGEAIGRSIEMLVPDDRRSEQRGYQKKLRNGERIEHFSTVRCTRDGQLIDVALTMSPVHDAAGKIAQIVEVQKDMTSSKRSERELRETRRQHSMLLSNLLGAAFRCQIDEDFTVELISEGIEAITGYSADDFQSKRVCWITTVDSRDIVRVRSEIRQAIAERRPYQLKFRITHRDGSLRWIWEHGQAIFDDEGNAIALEGYATDVTDRESATVEIRDREHRYRSVIETANSLIVCVSPDDKITEWNLGAERVLGYQSEEALGQNPYQLFVEESSRESVIVEAKRVNQGHPLQAYELSCVTREGEHRSILWNATQLLDGEGKAVGHMAVGHDITELKAVQEKLIQSARLAAVGEMVSAIAHESRNALQRIQIGVDMLGFDVPESSEMVKELARISRAKDDLKQLFEELRSYAAPLKLEFCDCSVAGVWRQTWANLESEWKGRDVTFLESSEVDGGTKVDVNCDIDPFRMQQVFRNLFENALAACEDPTEISVQCREGDIEGDPALLIQVCDNGPGLAKEQQTQLFDAFFTTKPKGTGLGMAIAKRIMMAHFGTIGVRNNSTGGACVELAIPRKQI, from the coding sequence ATGTCCAGATCCTCCACCACTGTTCATTGCATGACCCGTCCGTCCCTCGAGGCTCTCAACCAAACACCATTGTCGGACGAGGTTCAGTTGCCTGGTTTGAAAATGGAACGTCACTCAAGGATCCTCGAGGATTTGCTGCGAGGCGATTCGCTGGAGACCACGCTGACAAAACTGGTTGAATTGGCGGAGGAATCACGAGAGGGCATGCTGGGTTCAGTGATGTTGCTCGACCGGCAAGCGCAGCAGTTGCAATTGGTCGCCAGTGTTTCGCTTCCCGATCCCTACGTGAAAGCAATGGACGGACTTGAGATTGGTCCTCGTGTGGGATCCTGTGGGCGGGCAGCATGCACGGGAGAGCGAGTGGTGATCGATGATCTCCTGATTCATCCCAATTGGAAACCGTATCGCGATTTGGTCCGCGCGACGGGATTGAGAGCCTGTTGGTCCGAGCCGATCCTCTCCGGGGAGGGCGAGATCCTGGGGACGTTCGGGATGTACTATCAAACGCCGCGAAGCCCTGAGCATGACGACTTGGTCTTGGTCAATGAGTGTGCGAAGCTCGCCGCGTTGGCGATTGAGCGACACCGAAGTGAAAAACGGGATCGCCAGTTGGCTGCCATCGTCAACTCAACCGACGACGTGGTCATCTCAAAAGACCTGAACGGAGTGATTCAAAGTTGGAATCCAGCCGCCGAACGCATTTATGGATACTCACAAGGAGAAGCGATCGGCAGGTCAATTGAGATGTTGGTTCCCGACGATCGCCGATCGGAACAAAGGGGATATCAAAAAAAATTGCGGAACGGGGAACGAATCGAGCACTTCAGCACCGTTCGTTGCACACGAGATGGCCAGCTCATCGATGTCGCGTTGACCATGTCGCCGGTTCACGATGCAGCGGGCAAGATCGCACAGATCGTGGAAGTGCAAAAAGACATGACATCGAGCAAACGCTCGGAGCGAGAGCTCCGGGAGACTCGGCGACAACACTCGATGTTGTTGAGCAATCTCTTGGGGGCGGCATTTCGCTGTCAAATCGACGAAGATTTCACCGTCGAATTGATCAGTGAAGGCATCGAGGCGATCACCGGCTATTCGGCAGACGATTTTCAATCAAAAAGGGTCTGTTGGATCACGACGGTTGATTCCCGCGACATCGTTCGGGTCAGAAGCGAGATCCGGCAAGCGATTGCGGAGCGACGTCCCTATCAACTCAAATTCCGAATCACCCACCGAGATGGTTCCCTCCGCTGGATTTGGGAACACGGTCAGGCGATCTTTGATGACGAAGGAAACGCAATTGCGCTGGAAGGCTATGCGACCGATGTGACGGATCGCGAATCCGCAACGGTCGAGATTCGAGACCGAGAGCATCGGTACCGATCGGTGATCGAAACAGCCAACAGCTTGATCGTCTGTGTTTCCCCGGACGACAAGATCACGGAATGGAATTTGGGAGCTGAGCGAGTGCTTGGATATCAGAGTGAGGAAGCGTTGGGACAGAATCCATATCAGCTGTTTGTCGAGGAGTCATCCAGAGAGAGCGTGATCGTCGAGGCGAAACGAGTGAACCAGGGACACCCGTTGCAAGCCTACGAACTGTCTTGTGTGACCCGGGAAGGCGAGCATCGCAGCATCCTTTGGAATGCCACTCAGTTGCTCGATGGAGAAGGAAAGGCAGTGGGGCACATGGCCGTCGGGCACGACATCACGGAGCTGAAAGCGGTTCAAGAGAAGCTGATACAATCAGCACGGCTGGCGGCGGTGGGGGAGATGGTGTCAGCGATTGCACACGAGAGTCGCAACGCGTTGCAACGAATTCAAATCGGAGTCGACATGCTTGGTTTTGACGTTCCCGAGTCTTCCGAGATGGTGAAGGAACTGGCTCGTATCTCACGCGCCAAGGACGATTTGAAGCAGCTGTTCGAAGAACTGCGAAGCTACGCTGCTCCCTTGAAACTCGAGTTTTGCGATTGCTCCGTTGCCGGCGTGTGGCGCCAAACCTGGGCCAATCTGGAGTCGGAATGGAAAGGACGCGACGTCACGTTTCTGGAGTCATCCGAGGTGGATGGCGGAACAAAGGTGGATGTGAACTGCGACATTGATCCATTTCGAATGCAGCAGGTTTTTCGCAATCTATTTGAAAACGCGTTGGCTGCCTGCGAGGATCCAACGGAGATTTCCGTTCAGTGCCGTGAGGGTGACATCGAGGGCGATCCTGCGCTCTTGATCCAGGTTTGCGACAATGGACCGGGACTCGCGAAAGAACAGCAGACACAACTTTTCGATGCCTTTTTTACAACCAAACCCAAAGGAACGGGCTTGGGAATGGCGATCGCCAAACGAATCATGATGGCCCACTTTGGAACGATCGGAGTCCGCAACAACTCAACGGGTGGGGCCTGTGTCGAACTTGCAATCCCTCGAAAACAGATATGA
- a CDS encoding helix-turn-helix domain-containing protein: protein MAEGRFREDLYYRINVMSLELPPLRHRGEDVELLVRHFLGNEFELDEEAMAALLAYPWPGNVRQLINVIERAKILADDQLLTMEDLPKELQRAPIDCDAPLELAGSLQVLQRDHITEVLLRENGNKSKTARVLGIERRKLYRMMKSHGIS from the coding sequence GTGGCTGAGGGACGCTTTCGCGAAGATTTGTATTACCGAATCAACGTGATGTCCTTGGAACTTCCACCGCTGCGTCACCGCGGGGAGGACGTCGAATTGTTGGTCCGGCACTTCCTGGGCAACGAATTCGAACTGGACGAAGAAGCGATGGCAGCTTTGTTGGCCTATCCATGGCCGGGCAATGTCCGGCAACTGATCAACGTGATCGAACGCGCGAAAATCCTGGCGGACGATCAACTGCTCACCATGGAAGATCTCCCCAAGGAATTGCAGCGGGCCCCAATCGATTGCGATGCTCCCTTGGAACTGGCGGGATCATTGCAGGTCCTGCAGCGGGACCACATCACCGAAGTGTTGCTGCGTGAAAACGGCAACAAATCCAAAACCGCTCGCGTCCTCGGCATCGAACGGCGGAAGTTGTACCGGATGATGAAATCACATGGGATCAGTTGA
- the hemG gene encoding menaquinone-dependent protoporphyrinogen IX dehydrogenase, whose protein sequence is MRNLIVFASHEGQTEQIAERIHRRLLHHCMPSDVLDVVQHSATEIQVEAYDAVLVGSPMHFGRHDPRIRFFIEHNLDFLNEIPTAFFSVSLASASKQRKERAEAERLAKEFLQSTDWNPPVMDCFAGALKYSKYGWLKRQIMHRIAQRAGAETDCDQDYDYTDWERVDDFADRFATLVRACRRPPEQHPRFSELRTPVREYSLRRPRSKRRTANLYHVVANGGRLHGWMSRANVFRCMKSPLIGRMCAKRSRAKVVLPRATRKPIQGEPILAGKHRYAKTFPRRTFGQRNA, encoded by the coding sequence ATGCGCAATCTCATTGTCTTCGCGTCTCACGAGGGACAAACCGAACAGATCGCCGAGAGGATCCATCGCCGGTTGCTGCACCATTGCATGCCCAGTGATGTCTTGGATGTGGTGCAACACTCTGCGACTGAAATTCAAGTTGAAGCGTATGATGCCGTGTTGGTCGGATCGCCCATGCACTTCGGTCGCCATGACCCGCGGATTCGGTTTTTCATTGAGCACAACTTGGATTTCCTGAATGAAATCCCAACGGCATTCTTCTCCGTGAGCCTGGCCTCGGCTAGCAAGCAGCGAAAAGAGCGAGCGGAAGCCGAAAGGTTAGCCAAAGAGTTCTTGCAATCAACGGATTGGAATCCGCCAGTGATGGACTGCTTTGCGGGAGCGCTGAAGTATTCCAAGTACGGCTGGTTGAAGCGACAGATCATGCACCGAATTGCACAGCGAGCGGGAGCGGAAACCGATTGCGATCAGGATTACGACTACACCGATTGGGAACGCGTTGATGATTTCGCTGATCGATTTGCGACGCTGGTCCGAGCTTGCCGACGTCCTCCCGAGCAACATCCCCGGTTCAGTGAATTGAGAACACCGGTTCGAGAGTATTCGCTTCGCCGGCCGCGTTCGAAAAGAAGGACTGCCAACCTTTATCACGTGGTTGCCAACGGTGGCCGTCTGCATGGTTGGATGTCCCGCGCCAACGTGTTCCGGTGCATGAAATCACCGCTGATTGGTCGCATGTGTGCGAAGAGATCCAGGGCGAAGGTGGTGCTTCCCCGTGCAACGCGCAAACCAATTCAGGGAGAACCGATCTTGGCCGGAAAACATCGCTATGCCAAAACCTTTCCGCGACGAACCTTCGGACAACGTAATGCATAG
- a CDS encoding response regulator, whose amino-acid sequence MSSPTSSLRIVVADDESDIREYFEAILPRLGHQVVGAAEDGQQLVALCQQEHPDLVITDVMMPKMDGLTAAEKISRSISVPIIVVSSHEKGDTSGNPRIVDYLVKPISIADLEASIRHAVRV is encoded by the coding sequence ATGAGTTCTCCAACCAGTTCATTGCGGATTGTGGTGGCAGATGACGAATCCGACATCCGTGAATATTTCGAAGCCATCTTGCCCCGTTTGGGACATCAAGTCGTCGGGGCAGCCGAAGACGGGCAGCAGCTTGTAGCCTTGTGCCAACAGGAGCATCCTGATTTGGTCATCACCGATGTGATGATGCCCAAGATGGATGGTTTGACAGCTGCAGAGAAAATTTCACGTTCCATTTCAGTGCCGATCATTGTCGTCTCCTCTCACGAGAAGGGGGATACCAGCGGCAACCCCCGGATTGTGGACTACTTGGTGAAACCCATCAGCATCGCAGATTTAGAAGCCTCGATTCGGCATGCGGTCCGAGTTTAG
- the rbbA gene encoding ribosome-associated ATPase/putative transporter RbbA: protein MTDTKITAVSHRYRKTVALDHVSLVLPAGKMVGLIGPDGVGKSTLMGLIAGAKQIQTGQVEVLGGSMQDRNHRRAVCPRVAYMPQGLGKNLYAELSVAENLHFFGRLFGQGRHERNQRIARLLKATGLDPFHDRPAGKLSGGMKQKLGLCCALIHDPDLLILDEPTTGVDPLSREQFWSLIDEIREQRSGMSVCVSTAYMEEADRFDWLVAMNAGKVLAEGTPKQLKGDSASTLEEAFIQLLPENERGDSEPLVIPHLENKGGAPAIVAEGLTRRFGLFTAVDHVSFEITRGEIFGFLGSNGCGKTTTMKMLTGLLPATEGTAKLFGKVVDAHNLETRRRVGYMSQAFSLYEELSVRQNLLLHARLFAIDGKTQRVDELAERFGLVKELDQSAGSLPLGVRQRLSLAVAILHRPEMLILDEPTSGVDPVARDSFWRLLVDLSRRDQVTIFVSTHFMNEAMRCDRISLMHAGKVLACDTPQQLIDARGEQTLDRAFVGYIQDAANEPPTSNASPPRSPTPDVSQVVTSTTELHAPPRQRSFSPRRLLAYSYRETLEVMRDPIRLGFALVGSVLLMLVLGFGMTTDVEDLRYAVLDLDQTPQSRDYIQSFSGSRYFIEQPPIRNNQELQSRLVSGDVSLAIEIPPDYGRKLLRGDSPEISAWIDGAMPFRAETIVGYTQGVHLNYLQDLARKTMGSTPKLTFADLELRYQYNPGFESINAMVPSVPAMLLVLIPAILMAVSVAKEKELGSITNFYVTPTTRIEFLIGKQLPYIAIAMINFALLTWMGIHVFGVPMKGSLATLTLGALFYVMATTGLGLVTSCFTSSQVAAVFATAIIAMMPTVQFSGMMQPVSTLSGSAQLIGSLWPTTYFMRMSVGAFTKGLGWQDLSPDLWTLVAFSPVFLLVSAILLRKQEV from the coding sequence ATGACTGACACCAAAATCACCGCCGTGTCTCATCGTTACCGAAAGACGGTTGCGCTCGATCATGTTTCGTTGGTGCTCCCCGCTGGAAAGATGGTGGGACTGATTGGGCCCGATGGCGTTGGCAAATCGACGTTGATGGGACTGATCGCCGGCGCCAAACAAATTCAAACGGGCCAGGTCGAAGTGCTCGGTGGCTCGATGCAAGATCGCAATCACCGGCGAGCCGTCTGTCCCCGCGTGGCCTACATGCCGCAGGGCTTGGGCAAGAATCTTTATGCGGAGCTGTCGGTCGCGGAAAACCTCCATTTCTTTGGAAGACTGTTCGGACAGGGCCGACACGAACGCAATCAACGCATCGCCCGTTTGCTGAAAGCGACAGGCCTGGATCCGTTCCACGATCGTCCGGCCGGAAAATTGTCGGGCGGCATGAAACAGAAACTCGGCCTGTGCTGCGCTCTCATCCATGATCCCGACTTGCTGATCCTGGATGAACCCACCACGGGAGTCGATCCGCTCTCACGGGAGCAGTTCTGGAGTTTGATCGACGAGATTCGTGAGCAACGCAGCGGGATGAGCGTCTGCGTCTCCACGGCATACATGGAAGAAGCCGACCGATTCGATTGGCTGGTCGCCATGAACGCCGGCAAAGTGTTGGCGGAAGGCACCCCGAAACAGCTCAAAGGCGACTCGGCATCCACGTTGGAAGAAGCCTTCATCCAACTGCTGCCTGAAAATGAACGGGGTGATTCCGAACCATTGGTTATCCCGCATCTGGAAAACAAAGGCGGAGCACCAGCAATTGTCGCGGAAGGTTTGACTCGGCGGTTCGGTCTGTTCACCGCCGTGGATCATGTCAGCTTCGAGATCACACGTGGCGAGATCTTTGGCTTCCTCGGATCCAACGGTTGCGGCAAAACCACCACGATGAAGATGTTGACCGGACTGCTGCCCGCTACCGAAGGAACCGCCAAACTGTTCGGCAAAGTGGTTGACGCACACAATTTGGAAACGCGGCGCCGGGTGGGCTACATGTCCCAGGCGTTTTCGCTCTACGAAGAACTGTCTGTCCGTCAAAACCTCCTGTTGCATGCACGGCTGTTCGCAATCGACGGCAAGACCCAACGCGTCGACGAACTGGCCGAACGTTTTGGATTGGTCAAAGAACTGGACCAATCCGCAGGTTCCTTGCCGCTCGGTGTTCGCCAACGACTCTCGTTGGCCGTTGCGATTTTGCACCGTCCCGAGATGTTGATCCTGGATGAACCGACGTCTGGAGTCGATCCGGTCGCTCGAGACAGCTTCTGGCGTCTGCTAGTGGACCTTTCCCGTCGCGATCAAGTCACCATCTTTGTCTCCACCCACTTCATGAACGAGGCGATGCGGTGCGATCGCATCTCGCTGATGCACGCCGGAAAAGTTCTCGCATGCGACACACCACAACAACTGATCGACGCTCGCGGCGAACAAACCCTCGACCGCGCCTTTGTCGGGTACATCCAAGACGCCGCGAACGAACCTCCAACATCCAATGCGAGCCCCCCTCGTTCACCAACACCTGACGTGAGCCAGGTGGTGACTTCTACCACGGAACTCCACGCACCACCGCGTCAACGAAGTTTCAGCCCCCGCCGGCTGCTCGCCTATTCCTACCGCGAGACACTGGAAGTCATGCGAGATCCAATTCGGCTCGGATTCGCACTGGTTGGATCGGTGCTGTTGATGCTGGTCCTCGGGTTTGGAATGACCACCGATGTGGAAGACCTCCGCTACGCCGTTCTGGACCTCGACCAAACACCGCAGAGCCGTGACTACATCCAAAGCTTCTCAGGATCACGGTACTTCATCGAGCAACCGCCGATTCGAAACAACCAGGAACTCCAATCGCGTCTGGTTTCCGGTGACGTTTCATTGGCCATCGAGATCCCGCCTGACTACGGCAGGAAATTGCTTCGAGGCGATTCCCCCGAGATCTCGGCCTGGATCGATGGAGCGATGCCGTTTCGCGCCGAAACCATCGTGGGGTACACCCAAGGCGTTCACCTGAACTACCTCCAGGACCTCGCCAGAAAGACGATGGGCAGCACACCAAAATTGACGTTCGCCGATTTGGAATTGCGGTACCAATACAACCCGGGTTTCGAGAGCATCAATGCGATGGTCCCCAGCGTTCCTGCCATGCTGCTGGTCCTGATCCCAGCCATCTTGATGGCGGTGAGCGTCGCCAAAGAAAAGGAACTGGGGTCGATCACCAATTTCTATGTCACGCCAACCACACGCATTGAATTCTTGATCGGAAAGCAACTGCCCTACATTGCGATCGCAATGATCAATTTTGCCCTGCTGACTTGGATGGGCATCCACGTCTTTGGCGTGCCCATGAAAGGCAGCCTCGCGACATTGACTCTGGGGGCATTGTTTTACGTGATGGCGACCACGGGGTTGGGGCTGGTCACGTCGTGCTTCACCAGCAGCCAAGTGGCGGCTGTTTTCGCGACCGCCATCATCGCGATGATGCCCACCGTCCAGTTCTCCGGCATGATGCAACCGGTGTCCACACTCAGCGGCAGCGCTCAATTGATTGGATCGCTGTGGCCAACCACCTACTTCATGCGAATGAGCGTCGGCGCATTCACGAAAGGACTCGGCTGGCAGGACTTGTCCCCGGACCTCTGGACGCTCGTTGCGTTCTCGCCTGTGTTCCTGCTGGTCAGTGCCATTCTGCTCCGCAAACAAGAAGTGTAA
- a CDS encoding sigma-54-dependent transcriptional regulator: MNETLSILFVDDEEDFGEGCARWFERKGYRVAQSISGQDGIDLCGHHDFDIAILDWNMPGLSGLELVQRMRESNPDTEIIVLTGEGTIHNAVESMRLGVFDFQTKPFPMGELERRCLAAFERRKLRKENTQLREVITRSTKKTRGMIGRSTPMQKLMSLIDRVAPTEKSVLIQGESGTGKELVAAAIHTGSSRSDKPLVTVNCAALPEQLVESELFGHEKGSFTGATAMKPGLFEVADGSTLFIDEIGEMPLTLQPKLLRVLEDGSLRRIGSAKERRVDVRIVTATNRTWKKKWLRDAFAKICITEST; this comes from the coding sequence ATGAACGAAACACTCAGCATCCTGTTTGTCGACGACGAAGAAGACTTCGGCGAAGGCTGCGCACGCTGGTTCGAGCGAAAGGGTTATCGAGTGGCCCAATCGATCAGCGGCCAAGACGGCATTGATCTGTGCGGCCACCACGATTTCGACATCGCGATCCTCGATTGGAACATGCCAGGTCTGAGCGGACTGGAACTGGTTCAGCGGATGCGCGAGTCCAATCCCGACACGGAAATCATTGTGTTGACTGGCGAAGGCACGATCCACAACGCCGTCGAATCAATGCGGCTAGGCGTGTTTGACTTTCAGACCAAACCATTTCCAATGGGCGAACTGGAACGTCGCTGCCTGGCCGCCTTCGAACGTCGAAAACTCCGGAAAGAAAACACTCAACTTCGCGAGGTGATCACGCGTTCGACGAAGAAGACAAGGGGAATGATTGGCCGCTCGACGCCGATGCAAAAACTGATGTCGTTGATCGACCGTGTCGCTCCCACCGAAAAATCTGTTTTGATCCAGGGCGAGAGCGGCACGGGCAAAGAATTGGTCGCCGCCGCGATTCACACGGGTAGCTCGCGATCCGACAAACCGTTGGTGACGGTCAACTGCGCTGCCTTGCCTGAACAATTGGTCGAGAGCGAATTGTTCGGACACGAAAAGGGATCGTTCACGGGCGCCACCGCGATGAAACCAGGCCTGTTCGAGGTCGCCGACGGCAGCACGTTGTTCATCGATGAAATCGGCGAAATGCCGTTGACGTTGCAACCCAAACTGCTGCGTGTGTTGGAGGACGGATCACTCCGGCGAATTGGATCCGCAAAGGAGCGCCGCGTGGATGTCCGCATTGTCACCGCCACCAACCGAACATGGAAGAAGAAGTGGCTGAGGGACGCTTTCGCGAAGATTTGTATTACCGAATCAACGTGA
- a CDS encoding HlyD family secretion protein has product MFKRLLLSFLIVAVGVGGWVWWRTERATQIANALPPEIVLGNGRIEAVQVDVAAKYAGRVSEITVHEGDMVKPGQTLVKLDTAELRATMAKAKAQRAEAVESLAEAEAEIVRYESELLLADRNLQRTAKLVDQNAASQEEYDTRKSQLDSAKAILKVAQAHRRTSQRAIEAVDAEIERIQTQIDDFTLTSTVEGRVLYRLAEEGEVVSAGGKVLTLLDLSDIYMEIFLPSEYTSQLSIHADARIALDFAPQYTIPATVSFVSPEAQFTPKQVETMKERDKLMFRVKVQIPRELVKKHIEKVKTGVRGVAYVKLDPNVPWPERLSQRFPQAIEFDKKSFEEAMSDKATEPSS; this is encoded by the coding sequence ATGTTCAAACGTCTTCTCCTGTCGTTCCTGATTGTCGCAGTCGGTGTCGGTGGTTGGGTCTGGTGGCGAACCGAACGCGCCACACAAATCGCCAATGCCTTGCCGCCAGAAATCGTGCTGGGCAATGGCCGCATCGAGGCGGTCCAGGTGGATGTCGCGGCCAAGTACGCAGGGCGTGTGTCTGAGATCACCGTTCACGAAGGCGACATGGTCAAGCCAGGCCAAACGCTCGTCAAACTCGACACGGCTGAACTGAGAGCCACGATGGCCAAAGCGAAAGCACAACGAGCAGAGGCCGTCGAGTCACTCGCAGAAGCCGAGGCTGAAATCGTCCGCTACGAAAGCGAACTGTTGTTGGCTGACAGAAATTTGCAACGCACCGCCAAACTGGTTGATCAAAACGCGGCATCGCAAGAAGAGTACGACACACGCAAGAGCCAGCTTGATTCGGCCAAAGCAATCCTGAAGGTCGCCCAGGCACATCGCCGCACGTCGCAACGAGCCATCGAGGCGGTCGATGCCGAAATCGAACGCATTCAAACCCAAATCGATGACTTCACGTTGACTTCCACGGTCGAGGGTCGTGTGCTGTATCGACTCGCAGAGGAGGGGGAGGTTGTCTCGGCTGGTGGCAAGGTGCTGACCTTGCTCGACCTGAGCGACATCTACATGGAAATCTTTTTGCCCTCCGAGTACACGTCTCAACTCTCGATTCACGCGGACGCTCGCATCGCACTCGACTTCGCCCCGCAATACACCATTCCAGCGACTGTGAGTTTTGTTTCGCCGGAGGCCCAGTTCACGCCCAAACAAGTCGAGACGATGAAGGAACGCGACAAACTCATGTTTCGCGTGAAGGTTCAAATCCCGCGTGAACTGGTCAAGAAACACATCGAGAAGGTCAAGACCGGGGTCCGAGGAGTGGCCTACGTGAAGTTGGATCCCAATGTTCCTTGGCCGGAAAGATTGAGTCAGCGATTTCCGCAGGCAATTGAGTTCGACAAAAAATCGTTCGAAGAAGCGATGTCGGACAAAGCAACGGAACCCTCCTCATGA
- a CDS encoding ABC transporter permease, with protein MRTLRNIFWLTFKELRSLRHDKMLIALLLFALTFSVYSQATGISTEVHHASIGIVDEDRTTLSHRIAAAFFPPYFNEPVIIAAAEVEPLMNKDKLMFVINIPAGFESDAIAGRHPEIQVNIDATAVMQANIGATYIQNIVNSEINRFVSGTDESIELPARLVARRAFNPNGDPTWFSGITAIIDQVTLLTIVLTGAALIREREHGTIEHLLVMPLTSFDIAVSKVCANGLVILLAVMLSLWLVVETLLEVPIAGSRLLLLSGIALYLFFATAMGIFLGTLSGSMAQFALLVLLTVLPLQMLSGAITPIESQPDWLQPITYFFPSRHFVGFSQSIVFRGATLKDVCEQFVATAALGMTCFLASLALFRRSIATSK; from the coding sequence ATGCGAACCCTGCGAAATATTTTCTGGCTCACCTTCAAAGAGTTGCGCAGCCTGCGTCACGACAAGATGCTGATCGCGCTGCTGCTCTTTGCGTTGACATTCAGCGTCTACAGCCAAGCGACAGGCATTTCGACGGAGGTCCATCACGCATCGATTGGGATCGTCGACGAAGACCGAACGACGTTGTCACATCGCATCGCCGCCGCTTTCTTTCCGCCCTACTTCAACGAGCCAGTCATCATCGCGGCCGCGGAAGTGGAACCGCTGATGAACAAAGACAAGTTGATGTTCGTCATCAATATCCCAGCCGGTTTTGAATCGGATGCGATCGCGGGCCGGCATCCCGAGATCCAAGTCAACATCGACGCCACCGCTGTGATGCAAGCCAACATCGGCGCGACTTACATCCAGAACATCGTCAACAGTGAAATCAATCGCTTTGTCAGCGGCACCGATGAATCCATCGAGTTGCCCGCCCGCTTGGTCGCGCGACGAGCATTCAATCCCAATGGCGATCCGACCTGGTTTTCTGGAATCACAGCGATCATCGACCAAGTCACCTTGCTGACCATCGTGCTGACAGGTGCCGCCTTGATTCGCGAACGAGAGCACGGCACGATCGAGCACTTGCTGGTCATGCCATTGACCTCGTTTGACATTGCCGTCTCAAAGGTCTGTGCCAACGGATTGGTGATTCTGCTGGCCGTGATGCTGTCTCTTTGGTTGGTCGTCGAAACGCTATTGGAGGTGCCGATAGCAGGGTCCCGCCTGCTGTTGCTCAGCGGCATCGCTTTGTACTTGTTCTTCGCCACCGCGATGGGAATCTTTTTGGGAACGCTCTCGGGATCCATGGCCCAGTTCGCGTTGCTGGTGCTCTTGACCGTTCTGCCGCTCCAAATGCTCTCGGGAGCCATCACGCCGATCGAAAGCCAACCGGATTGGTTGCAACCGATCACCTACTTCTTCCCCTCTCGGCACTTCGTTGGTTTTTCTCAGTCGATCGTCTTTCGAGGCGCGACGCTGAAAGACGTCTGCGAACAATTTGTGGCCACCGCTGCTCTGGGAATGACCTGCTTTCTGGCCAGCCTCGCCCTCTTCCGCCGCTCCATTGCGACCAGCAAATGA